The Nitrospirota bacterium genome contains the following window.
GAACAGCCGAGGAGGAAGAAGCGATTATAGTTTTCGATGTTTTTCATCAATTCCTGAAAATCTCGTTTCTTTGTAATAATCATCGTTTACTCCTTAACTTTTAACTCTTAACTCATAACTCTTAACTCTTTATCCCTGCCTGCATCTTTGCAGCGATTACTGTGTTATACATCAACATTGCTATTGTCATCGGGCCTGCGCCGCCAGGGACAGGCGTTATCCATCCGGCCCTTTCTTTTGCTGCATCGAAATCCACGTCTCCTACTATTTTACCTTCTGGCGTAACATTGATGCCAATGTCAATAATCGCGGCTCCCTCTTTTATCATATCTCCTGTAATCATTTTTGCCTTGCCAATGGCAACGCAGAGTATATCCGCCTTGAGGCACTCTTCCCTGAGATTCGGAGTTTTGCTGTGGCATATTGTCACAGTGGCATTCTTCCTGAGAAGGAGCAGGGCCAGGGGTTTGCCGACAATGATGCTGCGGCCGACAACTACCGCATGTTTCCCTGCCGGGTTTATCCCATAAGCCTCAAGCATTTTTATTGCACCATGTGGTGTGCAGGGGATAAAACCCGGCTCATCAAGCACAAGCTTTCCGAGGGCATCCGGGCCAAATCCGTCAACGTCTTTTTCAGGTGCAATCCTGTTCATCGCCTCTTTCTCATTGAGCCACTTTGGGAGGGGAAGCTGAACGAGGATGCCATTTACCTTTGGGTCTTTATTTAAAGTATCGATGAGCTTCATAAGCTCAGCCTGGATTGTTGTCTCGGGGACCTTATAGGCAAAGCTCGCTATGCCTATTTCCTCGCATGCCTTCTCTTTTGCTGAGACATACTTTTTTGATGCAGGGTTTTCCCCTACAAGGACTACTGCAAGGCCGGGGTTAATACCCTTAGCCTTGAGTTCTGAAATCTCTTTTTTTAAGTTTTCCCTGATATCTGCTGCTACTTTCTTCCCATCAATAATCTGTGCTGCCATTGTCCCTCCTTATAACCAAACCCTAATCCCTAATCCCTTTTTTTAATTAGTTCCAACAGTTCTTCCCTTGTTGAATCTTTACTCCTGAATATGCCGCGGACTGCTGATGTAACTGTCCTTGTGCCTGGCTTCTTTAACCCCCTCATGCTCAGGCAGAGATGTTCGGCATCTATAATTACCATTGCCCCTTTTGGCTTTAATTTCTCCATTATTAAATCAGCGAGCTGAGAAGTGAGTCGCTCCTGAACCTGTGGTCTCTTTGCTAATATCTCTAATGCCTTTGCGAGTTCTCCTATGCCTGCGATTTTTCCTGCCCCTGGTATGTACGCCAGATGGGCCTTGCCTATAAATGGCAGCAGATGATGTTCGCATACAGAATAAAAGGGTATATCTTTTAAGAGGACCATTTCATCATGACTCTCTCCTTCTATTGGTTTTAAGATTTCTTCTGTTGGCGTCTCAAGGCCTGAAAATATTTCTTCATACATCTCAGCTATGCGTCTTGGAGTATCTTTGAGCCCAGGCCTCTCAGGGTCTTCGCCTATTCCTTCGAGGATGAGTCTGATGCCTTTTTCGATTTTTCTCTTATCCATGGCAATCTATGACCCTCTTTTCTGTAATTATTTTATTTACCCTTATATCGTGAGCCTCAGGTGGTATCTCTGAAAGGATTTGTTCTTCAAAGCACAGGGCTATGATAGGGACAGATTTTTTTCGCCTCATGCGAATCGAGGGGTCGATAAGCTCACCGAGGAGCCTGTCATAATAGCCGACTCCATAACCGAGACGATTTCCTGCAATATCAAAACCTACACCAGGGATTATCATGAGGTCAATGTCTTTCAATTCTATCGCCCTGCCTTCTAAGACCTTTGGTTCAGGTATCCCCATGAAGCCAGGCCCGAGGTCTGCCATTGCCTTTATTTCATAAACTCTTAATCCATTCCGATCCCTGTCAACAACAGGCAGGGCCACCCTCTTGCCGGATCTGAGGGATGCCTCTATTGCAGTAAGGGTTTCAACCTCAGTGCCAAAGGACGCATAGAAAAAAACAGTTCGGGCTTTCTCGAATTCAGACATGTTAAAGAGATGCTTCCTGATAAGGTCGTTTTTAATTTCCCTGTCAGCAGTATTGATTATATTACGTTTTGAGAGCGCCTGTTGCCTTAATGCTTCCTTCAAATCAATGTCTCCAGTGTCCTCTTTATAGCAGAAGCCTCGCCTAATGTCTTGTTGGATGCTTTATACGGTGGAATCCCTTTTATATCTGCTTCCATTATCTCAGGATTAAATCCTATAGCGCCCAGCAGTTCCATGTCAGCAATAGAGGACTTTATGAAATTTAAATCATTATCGCCTCTGACTTTATTGGCCACTGCAAATACTTTCTTTATGCCGAGTTCTTTTGCGAGTGTGTTTACTGTAGCTGCTGTCTGCAGGCTCCTCTGCCCTGGCTCAACAACAACGATAAAGGCATCAACGCCTTCTGCTGTACCTCTTGTCAGGTGTTCTATGCCTGCTTCCATGTCAACAATTACAATCTCATCCCTCTCAAGGACAAGATGTCTTATGAGCCTTCTCAAAAAGACATTCTCAGGGCAATAGCAGCCTGATGCTGCTGCCTTTGATTTGCCCATAACGAGGAGATTAATTCCATTAACTCTGTAGCCAAACTCTTCAGGGATATCATCAACCATCGGGTTTAGTTTAAAGAGCCCTCCCATACTGCCGGGTTTTGCGCCTGTCCTTTCTTCGATAAGCTCTGCCATGTCTGCAATTGGCCTGATGGCCTCTATCTCCTGTTTTGATATGCCAAAGGCCGATGCGAGATTTGCATCAGGGTCAGCATCAACAGCAATGACTTTTTTACCTTCAGAAGCATATATATAACTCAAAAGGGCAGAAATAGTAGTTTTACCAACCCCGCCTTTACCTGTAACTGCTATCTTCATTTGAAAATACCCTCAAATAGGTTATTTATGGTATGAGTGTTTCATTAAAATCAAATCACTATGATTTGCCTTAGAAGGTTAAAAATATTACCATTTGAGGGGAAATTTTGTCAAAAGAAACCTACCTGTATTGTGTGGCTTGACAGGGTTAATAGGGGTTGATATGATGCCTTTGAGGAGAAGGGCGGTGGGGATAAGTGGCAGCAAAGATAGCTCTGGTAGTATAACAATTGCCTTTTCTTATAATCCTGATTATGTTGCGAAGGTCAAAAGTATTCCTGGCCACAAATGGCATCCTGCTGAAAAGTGCTGGAGCTTTCCTGATTCAGATGGAACATTAACCCCCCATTCCCCCCTTAATTTTAGGGGGGATAAAGGGGGGTTAGCCTTTGAAGGTGAAGAAATCCACATAGACCCAGCCCTGCAAGCTAAAAAAATCCCCTCTCCCCTTGTGGGAGAGACTACCATCTTTACCCACGAGAGGGTAAAGGGTGAGGGGGATTTTCAAGACCTCCGCAGAGAACTCCTCTCAAGAAAATACAGCTACAGAACCGTCAAAGGCTATCTCTATTACAACAGGGATTTTCTCAATTTTACAGGCAAAGGTCCATCTGACATTAAAGAAAACGACATAAAGAACTACCTCCTTTACCTTGCGGAAGAAAAACAATCTGCAACATCCACTCAAATTTGGATAAAAGGCGACATTGTCGTCTGTGAAGTAGTTAGCTGCTCATTGCGGGCAGGGACAGGAGTGGTCAGATTGGGGGATACCATGAAACATTTAGTAAGAGGATTTATTGTTATTTTAAGTCTTTTTTTAATGTTATCGACCTCACCGGCAGTTGCAATTGAACAAATGACAGTTTCTGGATTAGGGGTTAAAAAGAATATGCAGGCTGACTTCATCCTTCCTGACGGGGAAGGCCCATTTCCTGGTGTTTTGGTATTACACACAAGCGGTGGAGTGCAGCAGGGCGATATCCAGTTTGCAAGAGAACTTGCAAAACAGGGTTATGCCTGCCTCGTCCCATATTATTTTGATGCCCATGGCATTACGGCGAAAACAAGACAATTAGCAACCACCAAATATGCGGAAGAGATATTTTCAGATTTGGTTGATGCGCTGGGATATCTGAAAAAGAATCAGAAGGTCAACAAAGATAAACTTGGTGCCGTCGGTTTCTCAATGGGCGGATACTGGGCGCTTATATTAGCTGCAAAGGGCAGGGTTCAGGTTGGTGTTTCCTATTATGGAGCACTATCTGGTGGAGGAAAGGGACTTGATTTGAA
Protein-coding sequences here:
- the folD gene encoding bifunctional methylenetetrahydrofolate dehydrogenase/methenyltetrahydrofolate cyclohydrolase FolD; amino-acid sequence: MAAQIIDGKKVAADIRENLKKEISELKAKGINPGLAVVLVGENPASKKYVSAKEKACEEIGIASFAYKVPETTIQAELMKLIDTLNKDPKVNGILVQLPLPKWLNEKEAMNRIAPEKDVDGFGPDALGKLVLDEPGFIPCTPHGAIKMLEAYGINPAGKHAVVVGRSIIVGKPLALLLLRKNATVTICHSKTPNLREECLKADILCVAIGKAKMITGDMIKEGAAIIDIGINVTPEGKIVGDVDFDAAKERAGWITPVPGGAGPMTIAMLMYNTVIAAKMQAGIKS
- a CDS encoding dienelactone hydrolase family protein, with the protein product MTGLIGVDMMPLRRRAVGISGSKDSSGSITIAFSYNPDYVAKVKSIPGHKWHPAEKCWSFPDSDGTLTPHSPLNFRGDKGGLAFEGEEIHIDPALQAKKIPSPLVGETTIFTHERVKGEGDFQDLRRELLSRKYSYRTVKGYLYYNRDFLNFTGKGPSDIKENDIKNYLLYLAEEKQSATSTQIWIKGDIVVCEVVSCSLRAGTGVVRLGDTMKHLVRGFIVILSLFLMLSTSPAVAIEQMTVSGLGVKKNMQADFILPDGEGPFPGVLVLHTSGGVQQGDIQFARELAKQGYACLVPYYFDAHGITAKTRQLATTKYAEEIFSDLVDALGYLKKNQKVNKDKLGAVGFSMGGYWALILAAKGRVQVGVSYYGALSGGGKGLDLKYRFEDVFTKDSSPVLILHGDNDTVVPVILANQLSAILNAAKTPYEMKIYAGVGHRYDRHGSLDENAANDSWNRTLEFLKKHLK
- a CDS encoding AAA family ATPase; amino-acid sequence: MKIAVTGKGGVGKTTISALLSYIYASEGKKVIAVDADPDANLASAFGISKQEIEAIRPIADMAELIEERTGAKPGSMGGLFKLNPMVDDIPEEFGYRVNGINLLVMGKSKAAASGCYCPENVFLRRLIRHLVLERDEIVIVDMEAGIEHLTRGTAEGVDAFIVVVEPGQRSLQTAATVNTLAKELGIKKVFAVANKVRGDNDLNFIKSSIADMELLGAIGFNPEIMEADIKGIPPYKASNKTLGEASAIKRTLETLI
- the folE gene encoding GTP cyclohydrolase I FolE; this translates as MDKRKIEKGIRLILEGIGEDPERPGLKDTPRRIAEMYEEIFSGLETPTEEILKPIEGESHDEMVLLKDIPFYSVCEHHLLPFIGKAHLAYIPGAGKIAGIGELAKALEILAKRPQVQERLTSQLADLIMEKLKPKGAMVIIDAEHLCLSMRGLKKPGTRTVTSAVRGIFRSKDSTREELLELIKKRD
- a CDS encoding 5-formyltetrahydrofolate cyclo-ligase; amino-acid sequence: MKEALRQQALSKRNIINTADREIKNDLIRKHLFNMSEFEKARTVFFYASFGTEVETLTAIEASLRSGKRVALPVVDRDRNGLRVYEIKAMADLGPGFMGIPEPKVLEGRAIELKDIDLMIIPGVGFDIAGNRLGYGVGYYDRLLGELIDPSIRMRRKKSVPIIALCFEEQILSEIPPEAHDIRVNKIITEKRVIDCHG